The nucleotide sequence ATACCTGCAGTCTTACTTACTCTTGCAGAAGAGTGACAGTACTTACAATTTATTTCATTATCACCAGCATGTATCTTATGAGAATAATGAATTGGTTGAATTGGAGCATAATCCTGATCCACACCTACCTGCATTAAGAACCCATATACAAAATAACCACTAGCCAATAGCAAAAAGATAGCAGACACTAAAACCAAAAATTGATTTTTAACAAATGCTTTCCAAATTGGAGTTGTTTTTTCTTTTGCTGCAATTTCGATTCCGTTTGCACTTGCTACTTTAGTCAATACTTTATTAACCAAAAACAACATCACAACCAACATCAACATCACAAGTGCTAAAGCACCCAAAATGATATTATTTGAAACTCCATCTTCTTGAACAGCCGCTCCACCAGGAACCGCACCAGCCGCAGCAGGAGCTTCAGCTTTCACTTCAGAAGTATACGCTATAATATTATCGATATCCCCTTCTGATAACTGAGGAAAAGAGGTCATCACCGATTTATTGTTTTCTTCAAACAATTTAACCGCCGCCGCATCTCCTGACTTAATCATATCAGAACTATTACGTACCCATTTATAAATCCAAGCCATATCATGCTTTTCCGCAACCCCTCTAAGGGCCGGTCCAGTTGATTTAGCATCCAATTTATGACATGCCGCACAATTTGAATTAAAAAGTTCTTTCCCTTTTACAGGATCGCCACCTTGCGAGGCCGCAGGAGCTTCAGTTGCAGCTACTGGAGCAGCTTCTTGCGCAAATGAAGTTAAGGAAAATGCAAGCGATAAAGCAAAGCTTAAAAATAATTTCCTTGAGATCGAATTATGGTTACCCACCTTTTTCATATAGTATAATGATTATCTACTAAAAATTGGCATAGTTTTTTATGCTTACACATAAAAAAGCTACCCCTTTATTATAAATTTCGACAAAAATACGACTTATGAACTATTCTCAAAACCTTAAAATAGTCTTAATTCCAATTTATATCAATTCTAAATAATAATTCCCTTTCACATTCTACCTTTAAGTATTATTTTTGCCTAAAAACCATGACATTATGAGGATTTCCACAATAAATACACGTCTTATTTACAGCTTTTTAATCTGTCTTATAACACAAATTTTAACAGCACAACAACAAAATACGAACCTAAAACAAGACCCAAGGTTCGAACAATTACTGGCCGAAAAACAAAAAATAAATAGCTCAATCATTGTAAATGAGCGTTATAAGATTCAAGTTTTCAGCGGAAGTAGTGATGGAGCCAGAAAAGCACTCTATAATTGCAAGCAGGAATTTCCAACATTGGAT is from Flavobacterium sp. NG2 and encodes:
- a CDS encoding c-type cytochrome → MKKVGNHNSISRKLFLSFALSLAFSLTSFAQEAAPVAATEAPAASQGGDPVKGKELFNSNCAACHKLDAKSTGPALRGVAEKHDMAWIYKWVRNSSDMIKSGDAAAVKLFEENNKSVMTSFPQLSEGDIDNIIAYTSEVKAEAPAAAGAVPGGAAVQEDGVSNNIILGALALVMLMLVVMLFLVNKVLTKVASANGIEIAAKEKTTPIWKAFVKNQFLVLVSAIFLLLASGYFVYGFLMQVGVDQDYAPIQPIHYSHKIHAGDNEINCKYCHSSARVSKTAGIPSLNVCMNCHKNISEVAETTATPEYSKAFYDEQIQKLYNAVGWDKATQTYTGKTQPVKWVRIHNLPDFVYFNHSQHVTVAGIECQTCHGPVETYEIQKQFAPLTMGWCVDCHRKTDVKMEGNEYYAKIHEELSKKYGVDKLTAAQMGGLECGKCHY
- a CDS encoding SPOR domain-containing protein gives rise to the protein MRISTINTRLIYSFLICLITQILTAQQQNTNLKQDPRFEQLLAEKQKINSSIIVNERYKIQVFSGSSDGARKALYNCKQEFPTLDGTIVFNTPNYKVWIGNFRTRIEAERNMVELKKKYPNLLLIKPQK